In one Carettochelys insculpta isolate YL-2023 chromosome 6, ASM3395843v1, whole genome shotgun sequence genomic region, the following are encoded:
- the BAHD1 gene encoding bromo adjacent homology domain-containing 1 protein → MTHARKKQLFLLKHPAGSAGQALSPVDGERMDRTEAECSEQGDTTDTQNCQSGFTGVNKSRNFQESRKTYPLRKRLITSVDKKTCKVLLTRLEDVAGSLSKETQSGTRRDLSNWMDDFRPPCFPEQVQTLGAGKSDTSGEKCTIICPGTEQETNTAPLEPRKRRLASLNAEAVNNLLFERDDGLLSGRRFRKDSVKTSVDCSTRGLHCKASGSWPSLGKPAVKTVKGKNQSGSTQKCSSSDHSLQDVFEDGTKREEGGISYHPTPKRLASLNAVAFLKLTHEKDQPLKPRSKSDGEGKSENHCSKSRLKWAKANRKNCVKSKKEMSSVKMEGPRGWQGFSASSFRKADHQDSSSVLGKIESLRCEPLPNSYDSTEGFYHRLPLIMGGQASMKPEYGRPGEKSPTPKQEFHQPSFPVQQFHPLPVPGNHTDCGCLCETSDLTPLNRFYVYYGQSGYSGYSHCSVYHKGELSQSTCEGLLVSPTSLPSGTPFQPLHWCNSPYCCGEGTDVNSYSLCGVMHVPESRISNVHAGRNSYPYKMPFAAEGCKSLDQLSLTIPVAGHPASPAHPLSGCPVPSVPPAAEPVPHLQTPNSDPQTIARECPQSSKPPSGSKSGLRNTTGCLHACDSKAAGGHSHPKQQRISRRRATNGWIPVGAACEKAVYVVNEPEPAVRKSYQAVERDGEIIRVRDTVLLKSGPRKKSMPYVAKISALWEDPKTGELMMSLLWYYRPEHTQGGRNPSMHQNEIFASRHQDENSVACIEEKCYVLTFAEYCRFCALAKRRVEGIPGRKTMTVPPSEEYSTPPHRKVPEDTDPELVFLCRHVYDFRHGRILKNPQ, encoded by the exons ATGACTCATGCCCGGAAGAAACAACTTTTTCTTCTAAAACATCCAGCTGGTTCTGCTGGCCAGGCTTTGTCACCAGTAGATGGTGAGAGAATGGATAGGACTGAGGCAGAGTGCAGTGAGCAAGGAGACACCACTGATACTCAGAACTGCCAGAGCGGATTTACAGGTGTGAACAAAAGCAGGAATTTTCAGGAGAGCAGAAAGACGTACCCTTTAAGGAAACGTCTCATcacttctgtggacaaaaaaaCGTGCAAAGTGCTTCTCACCAGGCTAGAGGACGTGGCTGGATCACTGTCAAAGGAGACCCAGAGCGGCACAAGAAGAGACCTCTCCAATTGGATGGATGACTTCAGACCTCCCTGTTTCCCAGAACAAGTTCAGACTTTGGGAGCAGGTAAGAGTGATACATCTGGGGAAAAGTGCACAATAATTTGTCCTGGAACAGAACAGGAGACTAATACTGCTCCTTTGGAGCCCAGGAAACGGAGACTGGCCTCTCTGAATGCAGAGGCAGTAAATAACCTTCTGTTTGAACGGGATGATGGCTTATTATCTGGCAGGCGTTTTCGAAAAGACTCCGTCAAAACCAGTGTAGATTGTAGCACTAGGGGCTTGCACTGCAAAGCTAGTGGCAGCTGGCCCTCTTTGGGAAAACCAGCTGTGAAAACAGTTAAGGGAAAGAATCAGAGTGGCTCCACTCAGAAATGCAGCAGCTCCGACCATTCATTGCAAGACGTCTTTGAAGATGGAACAAAGAGGGAGGAAGGTGGAATTTCCTATCATCCTACCCCAAAGAGATTGGCCAGTCTCAACGCTGTGGCATTTTTGAAACTGACCCATGAAAAAGATCAGCCTCTGAAACCAAGGAGTAAATCAGATGGAGAGGGCAAGTCTGAGAATCACTGTTCTAAATCGAGGCTCAAGTGGGCCAAAGCCAATAGGAAGAATTGTGTCAAATCCAAAAAGGAAATGTCCAGTGTAAAAATGGAAGGTCCACGTGGCTGGCAAGGATTTTCTGCAAGTTCTTTTAGGAAAGCAGACCACCAGGACTCCTCTAGTGTCCTTGGGAAAATCGAATCTCTACGCTGTGAACCATTACCTAACTCCTACGATAGCACAGAAGGTTTCTACCACAGACTGCCTTTGATTATGGGTGGGCAAGCTTCCATGAAACCTGAGTATGGGAGACCTGGGGAGAAATCCCCTACTCCCAAACAGGAATTTCATCAGCCTTCCTTCCCTGTGCAGCAGTTCCATCCCTTGCCTGTGCCAGGAAATCACACAGATTGTGGATGTCTCTGTGAAACTTCAGATTTGACTCCATTGAACAGGTTTTATGTTTATTATGGCCAAAGTGGATACAGTGGCTACTCTCACTGCTCGGTTTACCATAAGGGTGAGCTTTCACAGTCTACCTGTGAGGGGCTCTTAGTATCTCCAACTTCCTTACCATCAGGTACTCCTTTCCAGCCACTTCACTGGTGTAACTCTCCATACTGTTGTGGAGAGGGAACAGATGTTAACAGTTACAGCCTTTGTGGAGTTATGCATGTGCCAGAGAGCAGGATTAGCAATGTGCATGCAGGACGGAACAGCTACCCCTACAAAATGCCTTTTGCAGCAG AAGGCTGCAAATCTCTGGACCAGCTGAGCCTCACAATCCCTGTGGCAGGGCACCCCGCGTCGCCTGCCCACCCACTCTCAGGATGCCCTGTGCCCAGCGTGCCACCAGCTGCTGAACCAGTTCCTCACTTGCAGACCCCCAACTCGGATCCCCAGACCATAGCCCGAGAGTGTCCACAGAGCTCCAAACCTCCCAGTGGTTCCAAATCTGGTCTCCGAAATACTACGGGCTGCTTACATGCCTGTGATAGTAAAGCAGCAGGAGGCCACTCTCATCCAAAGCAGCAGCGCATCAGCAGGAGGAGAGCGACCAATGGCTGGATACCTGTGGGTGCAGCCTGCGAAAAGGCCGTGTACGTTGTG AATGAGCCAGAGCCAGCTGTTCGTAAGAGCTACCAGGCTGTGGAGAGAGATGGGGAAATTATCCGGGTACGAGATACAGTCCTTTTGAAATCAGGACCGCGAAAGAAGTCTATGCCTTATGTGGCAAAGATATCAGCGCTGTGGGAAGACCCCAAAACAG GGGAGCTAATGATGAGTCTCCTGTGGTATTACAGACCAGAGCACACTCAGGGAGGTCGCAATCCCAGCATGCATCAG AATGAGATCTTTGCATCCCGACACCAGGATGAAAACAGTGTTGCCTGCATTGAAGAAAAGTGCTACGTTCTGACCTTTGCAGAGTACTGCAG